In Actinomyces marmotae, the DNA window AGAAGACCGCGAAGACCGCGCCGAGCCACGGCAGGCGCAGGCCCTTGGCGATGTAGTAGGGCGGTCCGCCCCTGAAGCCGCCATCGCGGTGGCGGACCTTGAGGACCTGCGCCAGCGTTGACTCCGTGAACGCGGTGGCCGTGCCCAGCAGGGCCACCACCCACATCCAGAGAATGGCGCCGGGGCCTCCCAGGAGGAGCGCCAGCGCGACGCCGACGATGTTGCCGGTGCCCACGCGGCAGGCCAGCCCGACGGCGAAGGCCTGGAAGGAGGACAGGGAGCGCCCCCCGCTCGCCCGGGAGCCGACCATCGAGCAGGCGATCGAGACGGAGTGGCGCAGCTGCACGCCACGGGTGCGGATCGTGAAGTAGATCCCGGCCCCGATGAGGAGCCAGACGAGGAAGGTGGAGAAGAGGAAGTCCGAGACCTGGGTGAGGACGTCGTTCAGCGCGGGCATGGTGGCTCCTGTCAGTGCTGCTCGGCGGGGCCAGTGGCGGGCGCGGGGTTCCCGCCGGCCTTCTCAGCGGCGGTGCCGCCGGGCGCCGCCGTCGTCCCGTCCCAGACCCCTCCGGGCAGGTCACCGGGCAGGTGGGGGTTGCCGCGCCCCACGAACACCGGGACGCGGCCGGCGCGCAGCTGGGCGTCGAAGTCCCTCAGCGCCCCCAGGGCCCAGGGGGCGAGGCGGACGATGACCACGAGGTTGAGCAGGCCGAGCAGCCCGAGGGCGATGTCGGCCAGGGCCCACACCACGGGCAGGTCGAGGATGGTGCCGGCGAAGGCCGCGGCGGTGAGGGTCAGGCCGAAGACCTGCTCGGCGCGGCGCTGGCCGCCCAGGTAGTTGACGTTGACCTGCGAGTAGGAATAGCAGCCCAGGACGGTGGAGAAGACGAGGACGAAGATGAGCACCACCATCGGCCAGGTCGTCCAGGCCCCCAGGTGCTCGACGACCGCCTGCTGGGTGAGGACCGCCCCCACGCCCCTGGCATTGTCCGCCGTGTAGGTCCCGGGCGCGTAGGTGCCGGTGGCGAGCAGGATGAGCAGGCCGGTGGCGGTGCACACCAGGATCGTGTCGATGAAGACCCCGAAGGACTGGATGAGGCCCTGGCGGACCGGGTGGGCGGTGGTGGCGGTACCCGCGGCGTTGGGCACGGTCCCCAGGCCGGCCTCGTTGGAGAACAGGCCGCGGCGCACGCCGTTGAGGATCGCCGCGACGATCCCGCCGGCGACGCCGTACAGGGCCTGGTCGGCCCCGAGGGCGCCCCAGAGGATCGAGCGCAGGACGCCGGGGAGCTCGGTGATGTTGAGCGCCAGGACGACGACGGTCATGGCCACGTAGACGAGCGCCATGACGGGTGCCATCCACTCGGTGATCCGGGCGACCGACTTCAGGCCGCCCAGGACGACGGGCCCGGTGAGCATGATGAGGAAGACGCCGACCATCCAGGGCTCCACGGACGGGACGGTGGCGTTGATGACCCCGGCCAGGGAGTTGGTCTGCACCATAACCACGGTGACGCCCACTGAGATGATGCACAGGACGGCGAAGACGGCTCCCCAGGCGCGCGAGCCCAGGCCGTTCTTGATGTAGTAGGCGGGGCCCCCGCGGAAGGTGAAGTCGCGGCCGCGCTCCTTGAAGACCTGCGCGAGGGTCGACTCGATGAAGGCGGTGGCCATGCCGATCAGCGCGACGACCCACATCCACAGCAGCGCGCCCGGGCCGCCCATGAGGACGGCAATGGCGACGCCCGCGATGTTGCCGATGCCCACGCGCGCCGCCAGCCCCACGGCGAAGGCCTGGAAGGAGGAGATGCCGCCCTCGGCGCCGCCGCGCGATCGGGTCAGCGTCCGCACCATGGTCCCGAAGTGCCGGGCCTGAACGGCACGGGTGCGGATCGTCAGGTACAGGCCGACGGCGATGAGCAGCGCGGCGAGCACATAGGTGTAGAGGAAGTCATCGACCTGACCGAGTTGCTCGGCGAGGGTAGCCGCGGGCAGGGCTGTCGGTGCGGTGAGCGGTGCGGGGGTCATCATGAGTTCTCTTCGTTCGTCAGGAACAGTGCTCGGCGCCGGTCGAGGCGGCCGGCTGGGTCGATCGGGGGTCTGAGGGCACGGCGTCGTCGCGCGAGGCCCACACGTCACCGGGGACGTCTCCGGGCAGGTGGGGGTTGCCGCGCCCCACGAAGACCGGCTCGGCGACGCCGGCGCGGACCTGGGCCTCGTAGTCGCGCAGGGCGCCCGCGCCCCAGCGCACGAGCCACAGCAGGGCCACGAGGTTGGTCAGCGTCATGATGGCCATGGCGATGTCCACGGCGTTCCACACGACGTCGAGGGTGAGGATGGCGCCGGCGGAGGCGGAGACCACGGAGAGCACGCGCACGGTCCAGCTCGCCCAGCGCCGGGGCCCCACGAGGTACTCCATGTTGACATCGGAGTACACGTAGGCGGCGATGATGGAGGAGTAGGCGAGCACGAAGATGAGCACCGCCATGGGCGCCACGGTCCAGCCGCCCAGCTCGTGGGCGATGGCCAGGGTGGTCAGCGTGGCGGGATTGGCGTCCGGGGAGGACCAGACCTCGGGCCCAGCGATAAGGATGACGAAGGCGGTGGCCGTGCACACGATGATCGTGTCCACGAAGACGCCGAGGGACTGGATGAGCCCCTGCTGGACGGGGTGGGCGACAGTGGCTGTGGCGGCGGCGTTGGGGGCGGTGCCCTGGCCGGCCTCGTTGGAGAACAGGCCGCGCTTGGTGCCGTTGACGACAGCGGCGAGGATGCCGCCGCCCAGTCCTCCGGCAATGGGCTCGGGGGCGAAGGCGGCGCGCACGATCCGGCCCAGGACGTCCACGAACTCATGCAGGTTCGTCAGGCAGATGAAGGCCACGAGGACGATGTAGATGAGGGCCATGATCGGCGCCATCCACTCGGTCACGCGCGCCACGGCTCGCACCCCGCCGAAGACGACCATCGCGGTGAAGACGAAGATGAGGGCCGCGACGACGAGCTGGGCGGAGGTCAGCCCGCCGGCGCCGGGCAGCGGGGCGGCGTCGTCAGCTCCGAAGGCCGCCAGCAGGGTGCCGGCAACGGAGTTGGACTGCACCGAGGTGATGATGAACCCGCATGTCACCAGGGAGATGACGGAGAAGACGACGGCGAGCGGCCGGCTGCGCATGCCCCGCGTCATGTAGAAGGCGGGGCCGCCGCGGAAGGAGCCGTCAGCGGAGCGGACCTTGAAGATCTGGGCGAGAGTCGCCTCGAAGAACGCCGTGGCCATGCCCACCAGCGCCACCACCCACATCCAGAAGATCGCGCCGGGCCCGCCCATGAGGAGGGCGGCGGCCACGCCGAAGACATTGCCGATGCCCACGCGCGCGGCCAGCGAGATCGCGAAGGCCTGGAACGAGGAGATCCCGCCCTCGGCGCCGCTGCGCGCACCGCGCACCTGCCGGATCATGGAGCCCAGGTGGCGGACCTGAACGCCCCGGGTGGCGATGGTCAGGATGAGGCCCGTGCCGACCAGGACCCACATGGTGATGTGGGCGGTGATCCAATCGGCCACCTGTTGGAGATCCGCCGCGAGCGCGTCCATGCTGTGCCTTCCGCTGAATGTGGGAACGCCGGGCATGCTCTCATGAAGCGGCCCCTG includes these proteins:
- a CDS encoding alanine/glycine:cation symporter family protein, encoding MDALAADLQQVADWITAHITMWVLVGTGLILTIATRGVQVRHLGSMIRQVRGARSGAEGGISSFQAFAISLAARVGIGNVFGVAAALLMGGPGAIFWMWVVALVGMATAFFEATLAQIFKVRSADGSFRGGPAFYMTRGMRSRPLAVVFSVISLVTCGFIITSVQSNSVAGTLLAAFGADDAAPLPGAGGLTSAQLVVAALIFVFTAMVVFGGVRAVARVTEWMAPIMALIYIVLVAFICLTNLHEFVDVLGRIVRAAFAPEPIAGGLGGGILAAVVNGTKRGLFSNEAGQGTAPNAAATATVAHPVQQGLIQSLGVFVDTIIVCTATAFVILIAGPEVWSSPDANPATLTTLAIAHELGGWTVAPMAVLIFVLAYSSIIAAYVYSDVNMEYLVGPRRWASWTVRVLSVVSASAGAILTLDVVWNAVDIAMAIMTLTNLVALLWLVRWGAGALRDYEAQVRAGVAEPVFVGRGNPHLPGDVPGDVWASRDDAVPSDPRSTQPAASTGAEHCS
- a CDS encoding alanine/glycine:cation symporter family protein; this translates as MTPAPLTAPTALPAATLAEQLGQVDDFLYTYVLAALLIAVGLYLTIRTRAVQARHFGTMVRTLTRSRGGAEGGISSFQAFAVGLAARVGIGNIAGVAIAVLMGGPGALLWMWVVALIGMATAFIESTLAQVFKERGRDFTFRGGPAYYIKNGLGSRAWGAVFAVLCIISVGVTVVMVQTNSLAGVINATVPSVEPWMVGVFLIMLTGPVVLGGLKSVARITEWMAPVMALVYVAMTVVVLALNITELPGVLRSILWGALGADQALYGVAGGIVAAILNGVRRGLFSNEAGLGTVPNAAGTATTAHPVRQGLIQSFGVFIDTILVCTATGLLILLATGTYAPGTYTADNARGVGAVLTQQAVVEHLGAWTTWPMVVLIFVLVFSTVLGCYSYSQVNVNYLGGQRRAEQVFGLTLTAAAFAGTILDLPVVWALADIALGLLGLLNLVVIVRLAPWALGALRDFDAQLRAGRVPVFVGRGNPHLPGDLPGGVWDGTTAAPGGTAAEKAGGNPAPATGPAEQH